The Glutamicibacter mishrai DNA window ACAATTTGTAGAACGGACTTTCCGTCGACCACAACATGCACGTCAGCCAGCATTTCGTAAATAGGGCGTCGCTTTTCGTAAACCGAAGCCCAGACGGTGAGTGCTTCGTCACCTGCCAGCAGCGGGCGGTTGGAGTCGGCTTTGATCCGCTCGCCGCCGCCTGCTGGCCCAGCTCCAGATAGACCACGGTGCCGCGCGAGAGCAATTGCTGGTTCTCTTCGCGGAGCACCGCGCCGCCACCGGTGGCAACTACCCCGGTGAGCAGGCGCGCCAAGGCCTGGACTTCCAGATCGCGGAAATGCGACTCGCCATGCTCGGCAATATCTGCGGAATGGTGCCATGATGGGCCACCACGGCAGCATCCGAGTCGGCGAAACTGGTTGATAAGGCCGTGGCCAGTGACCTGCCCACGGTGGACTTGCCACTGGCCATCGGACCAATGAGGTAAATCATTACCGAATGCTTCCTAGACGCCAGTCGATCCCAGATTATCCGGGATGTTCGCCAGGTAGGAGTCGATATTGCGCTTGGTTTCAGCCACCGAGTCGCCGCCGAACTTCTCCAGCAGGGACTGGGCTAGCACCAGGGCCACCATGGCTTCGGCGACAACGCCAGCTGCCGGAACGGCACAAACATCCGAACGCTGGTGGTGCGCAGTGGTGTCCTCGCCGGTGGCGGTGTCAACGGTGCGCAGCGCGCGCGGAACGGTGGCGATCGGCTTCATGCCGGCGCGAACACGCAGCACCTCGCCAATGCTCATGCCGCCCTCGATGCCGCCAGCGCGGTTCGAGTTGCGCTTGATGCTGCCATCTTCGGCATGCACGATTTCGTCGTGCGCTGCCGAGCCGCGGCGGGCTGCGGTTTCAAAGCCGTCGCCGACTTCCACGCCCTTGATGGCCTGGATGCCCATCAATGCGGCAGCAAGGCGCGCATCCAGACGGCGATCCCAGTGCACGTAGGAGCCGATGCCCGGAGGGAGGTTGTAGGCGAGAACCTCAACCCGCCGCCGAGGGTCTCCCCTGCCTTGTGCGCGTCGTCGACCTCGGCGACCATGGCTTCGCTGGTCGCCTTATCGAAGCAACGCAGCGGATCGGCGTCCAATGCTTCAACGTCGTCGGCGGTAGGCAACGGCGCGTCGGCAGGAACGGAAACGGCACCTACGGCGGTGGTGTGTGAAACGAGCTGGATGCCCAGGTCGTTGAGGAAGCGGGAAGCCACCGAGCCCAGGGCCACGCGGGCCGCGGTTTCGCGGGCGCTGGCACGCTCGAGGATCGGGCGGGCATCGTCGAAGCCGTACTTCTGCATGCCGGTGAAATCGGCGTGGCCTGGACGAGGGCGGGTCAGCGGCGCATTGCGCGCCAGCGAAGCGAGCTCATCAAGATCGACGGGATCCGCGCTCATCACGCGCTCCCACTTTGGCCATTCGGTGTTGCCGATTTCAATGGCCACCGGACCACCCTGGGTCTTGCCGTGGCGTACGCCGCCAAGGAAAGTCACCTGGTCCTTTTCAAACTTCATTCGCGCCCCGCGGCCATAGCCCAAGCGGCGGCGCGCCAATGCTTCACGTACTACTTCGCTATCCACCGATACTCCGGCAGGTAGCCCTTCAAGAATTCCAACAAGTGCCGGGCCATGCGATTCGCCCGCGGTCAACCAACGCAACATGTCCTCTATTTTGCCATGACCTGATGGAATTACTGGTGTCGGAGCAGTCCCAGAGAGTCATACATCGCATTTGTGACGTCAACCCGCCGCTGCTCATCCCACGCCTCGGAGGCGAAAAGGCGGACCTGTTCGACCGCTTGGTGCACGAGCATGTGCAGGCCGGAAATGACCTGTCCCTGCCAGGACGAGGCCAATCGCGAGGGCCATGGATCGTAGGCGACATCCAGCAGGATCCCGGTTCCGGAGCCCACGGCCGGGACCCAATCGTCGCCCGCGCGCGGCGGCAGGGTGCTGAAGACCAGGGGCAGCTGGCGCAGCTGCTCGGCAAGTTCCTCGGTGATCGCCGATATTTCGTGGACGACCGGGACCATGCCCAGCTCTGTGGCCAGTTCCACGGCGCGCCCGGAGCGCTGGGCGGAGCGGACGACCAGGGTGACGTGCTTGACCCCGATCAGGGCGCTGGCCTGCAAGGCCGCCAGAGAGGTATTGCCCGAACCGAGGATCATGGCCCGGTCGGTGGAGGTCATCGAGAAGTCCGCGAGGGCCTGGACCAGTCCGTCGATGTCGGTGTTCTCCCCGTACAGGGAGCCGTCCTCGCGCACCACGATGGTGTTCAGCGCGCCAAGTTGCCGCACCCGGGTGGAGACCTCGTCCATCAACGGGACGAAGGCATCTTTCAGGGGCATGGTCACCGAGCAGCCGGCCCAGTTGCCCTGGCGCAGGCGCGCCACATGCTCGGCGCACTGCGCAGGCTGCAGATCGATGGCTTCATAGCTCAGCGCCGCGCCCAGCAGCTCGTAGGCGGTGCGGTGCAATACCGGCGACTTGGAGTGGCCGACCGGATGGCCCAGAACGGCAGCCTGCTTCATCAATTCACGTACTTTCTGCGGTGATGCCGCGTTTAGCAGACATCCGAATTCTGTTGGCACCATGCGCGGAATTCAGCCTGGTTCTGCTGGTGTTCGGCATAGCTGGAGGCGAACTTCGTTTCGCCGGTTTTGATGTTCACGGTCACCCAGTAGTAGTAGCCGTTTTCCTGCGGGTTGGCCGCAGCCTTGATCGCCGACGTGGCAGGCGAGCCGATAGGGGTCGGAGTCAGGCCCCTGTGCACGTAGGTGTTGTACTTGTTGCCAGCGTCCTTGCGTTCGGCCTGGCTGAACTGCAGGCTGTAGCGGTTCAAGCCATAGATCACCGCAGAGTCGACCTGGAGCAAACCGTGGGTTTCCTTGTTGGCTGGATTCAATCGGTTCTCGATGGCACCGGCTACGGTTGCGTAGTCCTTTTCGCGGGCTTCGGCTTGCAGGATCGAGGCGACTTTCAAGGTGCGGTAGCCCTTGTCCAGGTCGCTGATCCCGGCGTCCTTCAGGGTGTCCTTGGTGGCGCGCACCATCTTGGAAAGTACTTCCTTCGGGGTGCTGTCCAGTGCGAAGCGGTATTCGCCCGGGTGCAGCCAGCCTTCAAGGTTGGGCACTGAATCCGGCAGTCCGAATTTTTCCGGCTGGTTGGCCAGCTTTTTCAGGTCAGCCAGTTTCAGGCCGGAGCCCTTGGCGATTTCTTCCAGCGCCGCGTTCATGCGCAGGTTCGCCTTCAGGCCGATGTAGAAGACCTTGCCGGGTCGATTGTCCACGAGCACTTCGGCGGCATCCGCTGCCGGCATCTGGGATTTGAGCAGGTAGGTTCCGGGGTGGATGACCTTATTGGCCTGCTTGGAGTTCTCCACCGCCTTGATAAGCAGCTTGTCGTTGGAGATCACATCCAGGTCTTCAAGCTTGCGCGAGATCACGCCAAGGCCCTGGCCGTCTTCCACGGTGAATTCGACGGTGGCTCCGCCCGGACCGGGATAGTCGTCCGGGTTGAACTGCTTGACCAGGGATTTGATGAAGTAGAAGGACCCTGCCACCACTAGAGCGAAAATGAGCACGGTGGCCAGCATCACCAGATTGCGCTTGCGCCTGGTCTTCTTGCGGTGCAGTTTTTCGTGCTCTTGATCGTCCTGGCCGAGCAGGCCGTTGCTGTGCAGCGAGTCCTGCGGCTCGACGATCGGGGTTTGGGCGGTGTGCACCGGGGCAAGGGTGGGCAGGAACCGGGTGTGGGTGTCCTGCCCGCCCTTATCACCGGCAGCGTCCGCATTGGTGTCGCCGGCCGTCTCTGGATCGGCCGGAGCATTCAAGTAATGATCGAGTCCAGTGACTTCCGGGGTCGAAGGTTCAGCGATCGGCAGGCCTTGGCCTGCCGCGAAGCTTTCATACAGCGCGCGATGCGTTTCGCGTTGCCGTTCTTGACGGGCTTCTTCTCGCATCAACTCTCATTTCTCGGTGTGGCATCGTCCTCGGCCGCGTAGCGCGAAACCTATTTCATGACGATCCGGCTGGCCTGCACGCGGACGTTGTTCCGACGCATTTCCAGCACTTGCTGCAGGATCTCGGTGGCTGCGACCTGGTCGACAACCTTTCGATGATCCTCCATCTTACGGCCCGAGGCGTGCAACGCGCGATGCGCATTCACGGTGCTCAAACGCTCGTCAACCAGAAAAACCTCAAGCTCGATATTAGCGCTCACGGCTTCTTCTGCCAAAGCAATGGCGTAGTCACGGGCCATTTTGGTGGAGTCTGTGTCATTGCCCGCCAAGGACTTGGGCTCGCCGATGAACACCTCGCCGACATTTCGATCGGCGATGATGCGCAAGAGCATCCGGCGATCCGAATTCTTCTTCAGATCGCGGCGCAGGGTCATCACCGGGGTGGCCAAGATGCCCGAGGGGTCGGAGATGGCGACGCCGACGCGGGCCAGGCCCACGTCGACGCCGAGTGCCAATTTAGCCATTGGCCAAAGCCGCCCGAATGGCATCCAGCGCTTCATCGATCTTCGAAGCGTCCTGGCCGCCACCCTGGGCCATGTCGTCCTTGCCGCCGCCACCGCCGCCGAGCACGCCGGTTGCGGTGCGCACCAGCGCGCCAGCCTTGAAGCCGTTGGCGCGTGCATCGTCATTGGTCACAGCCAGTACCAGTGGCCGGCCATTGGAGACGCCGATCAGCACGATCACTGCCGCTTCGCTGCCCAGCTTGCCACGCAGATCCAAAGCCATGGTGCGCAGCGCGTCGGCTGAATCGATGGAGCCGGCGTTGTGGGCCAGCAACCGGGTCGAGCCGATGGTCTGGACCTTCTCCAGCAGTGCTGCCGACTGGGCGAGCATGGCCTGGCTCTTGAGCTCGGCGATCTGCTTTTCAGCGGCCTTGAGCTTGGCAACGGTGTCGTTGACACGCTCGGAGACCTGGTTGGACGGCACGCGGAACAGGCCCGAGAGCTCGGAAACCAGTGCGCGCTCGGCAGCACCGTGGCGGAAGGCCTCCATGCCGACCAGCGCTTCAACACGGCGGTTGCCCGAACCCACCGAAGCCTCGGAGAGCAAGGTCAGCTGGCCGATGCGAGCGGTGGTATCTACGTGGGTACCGCCGCACAGTTCGCGCGACCAGGCGCCGTTCATTTCCACGACGCGCACGTCGTTGGAGTACTTTTCGCCGAACAGGCTCATGGCGCCCAGCTTCTTCGCCTCGGCCAGGGCCATCTCATTGGTGATGACCTGGTGGTTGGCGGCGATCGCGAGGTTTACGACTTCTTCGACTTCGCTGCGAGCGGCAGCTGAGAGGGCTTCAGCCCACGAGAAGTCGAAGCGCAGGTAGCCTGCCTTGTTGAAGGAACCTGCCTGGGTGGCCGTTGGGCCGAGCAGTTCGCGCAGGGCGGCGTGCACCAAGTGGGTGGCCGAGTGGGCCTGCTCGCCGGAACGACGGCGGACCGCGTCAACCTGGGTGCGTACCAAGGCCTCGGCAGGAAGCTCGCCTTCGCGCACGATCACCTTGTGCACGTTCAGGCCCTTGACCGGTGCCTGGACGTCGGTGACTTCCAGCACGAAGCCGTCACCGGTGATCAGGCCGCTGTCGCCAGCCTGGCCGCCGGACTCGGCATAGAACGGGGTCTCGTTCAGGACCAGGTCGATTTCCTGGCCCTGCTCTGCGTAAGGCACGACCTGGCCATCGCGGATGATGCCGCGGATGGAGGATTCGCCTTCCAGAGTGTCGTAGCCGGTGAAGTGCACGTTGCCGGCCTCGGCCAGCTTGTTGTAGACCGAGAGGTCGGCGTGGCCGGCCTTCTTGGCCTTGGCATCCTTCTGGGCGCGGGTGCGCTGCTCGTTCATCAGCTCGCGGAAACGCGACTCGTCAACGGACAGGCCAGCCTCGGCCGCGATCTCCAAGGTGAGGTCGATCGGGAAGCCGTAGGTGTCGTGCAGGGTGAAGGCGTCGTCGCCCGAGAGGTTCGCGCCCTCTTCCTTGGCGTGGATCAGTGCCTCGTCAAGGCGGGTGGTGCCCGAAGCGATGGTGCGGCGGAAGGCGCGCTCTTCGGCGTAGGCGATGCGGGCGATGCGCTCGAAATCAGCCTCGACCTCAGGGTAGACGCCCTTCATGGCGTCGCGCGAGACCGGAAGCAGCTCTGGGAGCACTTCGCTCTCCACGCCCATCAGGCGCATGGCGCGCACGGCGCGGCGGATCAGGCGGCGCAGCACGTAGCCGCGGCCTTCGTTGCCCGGGGTGACCTGATCGGAGATCAGCATCAGCGAGGAGCGGATGTGGTCGGCGATCATGCGCAGGCGCACGTCGTTGGCGTGGTTGGGGTCTGCTGGATCCTCGGTGGAGGTGTAGCTGACGCCTGCCAGTTCAGCGGCCTTGTCGAGCACCGGACGGACCTGGTCGGTCTCGTACATGTTCTCGACGCCCTGCAGGATCATGGCCAGGCGCTCGAGGCCCAGACCGGTGTCGATGTTGCGCTTTGGCAGTTCGCCGGCAACGTCGAAGTCGGTCTTGGAGCGTACTGCCGAGAGGCGGTACTGCATGAACACGAGGTTCCAGATCTCAATGTAGCGGGTCTCGTCGACGGCTGGGCCGCCTTCTTGGCCGTACTGCGCACCGCGGTCGTAGTAGATCTCCGAGCAAGGACCGCCGGGGCCGGGCTGGCCGGTGTTCCAGTAGTTATCTTCCTTGCCGGTTCCCACGACGCGCTCGGTCGGGATGCCGATCTCTTCTTCCCAGATGCGGCGTGCTTCCACGTCCTTCTCGTCGCCGTCTTCGTAGACGGTGACCCAGAGGCGTTCCTTGTCCAGGCCGTAGCCGCCAGCTTCAACCGGGCTGGTCAGCAGCTCCCAGGCGAAGTGGATGGCATCCTTCTTGAAGTAATCGCCGAAGGAGAAGTTGCCGCACATCTGGAAGAAGGTGCCGTGGCGCACGGTCTTGCCGACTTCTTCGATGTCGCCGGTGCGGATGCACTTCTGCACCGAGGTCGCACGGTTGTAGGGGGCCTCTTCGCGGGCGGTCAGGTAAGGAATGAAGGGAACCATGCCGGCCACTGTGAACAGCAGCGATGGGTCAGATGAGACCAGCGAGGCGCTGGGCACCGCCGTGTGGCCCTTCGAGACGAAAAAGTCGACCCACCGACGGGCAATTTCCTGCGTTTTCATCGTGTTACGGATGATCCCTTCACTTAGCGGCGTCCACGCCCAAGGCGGAACGTAATTCTTCTTCTCTGGAGGTCATGCCTTGATGGAAGGCTTCCAGATATTCGGCGACACGGTCGGCGTACTTGCCGACCTGGCGGTTGAGCGCTGCACCGGATTTAACTTCAGCGTATTTCTTGGTGGCGAGCACTCCTACGCCCACTCCAATAGAAACCCACAAGAACTTTTTCATTCTAGTCTCCTTGGCGGCCTTCGATTGGCCGTCCCTCGTTCAGCGCGCCGATACGTGTTCGATCGAACAGGCTCTGGCTTAGCGGCTGCGGCGTGCCTTGCCGCTTGGCTTGGTGTTCATCGCGGCCTTCACGCCTTCGGTGAATGCGGCCACCTTGATCAGCGGCTTACCGACAGTGGCGGCGACCAACGAGGACAGCGCGGAAACATTGGCGGTCGTATCAGAAACGTTATTGGTGATCGTATCGACCTTTTTGAGCTGGTCGTTAGTGGTCGCCACAGTGTTGGCGACTTCACCTAGCAACGGGGTGGTTCCGTCGGACACGTCTTTGATCGTGGTGCGAAGCTCATCAAACACCTTGCCTAACTTGATGATCGGCACGGCCAGCAGCACTACTAGTACAACAAACGCGCCGGCTGCGATAAGCCCTGCAATATCCGAACCCGACATATGCTTCCTCTTCTGCTTGGGTTTTTGGTGCCAGTTCACCTTATCGAAGTCTGCGCTCCAATAGGTAGTTAAGCGACAAGCCCGCAACCGAAATCGGTTGCGGGCTTGGAACTAGCGCACGGATTTAGCGTGCGTAGTACTCGACCACGAGGTTCTCTTCGCAGGTCACTGGGATCTCTGCACGCTCAGGAGCGCGCAGGTAGGTAGCCTGAAGGGCTTCCAGCTTCACGTCCAGGTAAGCAGGAACAGCTGGCAGCACCTTGGAGTGCTCGCCGGCAGCAGCCATCTGGAATGGAACCATCTTCTCGCTCTTCTCGTGTACGTGGATCAGCTGACCCGGCTGTACCTTGAAGGACGGGCGGTCAACACGCTGGCCGTTGACCAGGATGTGACGGTGCACAACCAGCTGGCGAGCCTGCTGGATGGTGCGGGCGAAGCCTGCACGCAGAACCAGGGCGTCCAAGCGGGACTCG harbors:
- a CDS encoding shikimate kinase codes for the protein MALARHRGLSGAGPAGGGERIKADSNRPLLAGDEALTVWASVYEKRRPIYEMLADVHVVVDGKSVLQIVEEILPQLEQL
- a CDS encoding shikimate dehydrogenase family protein encodes the protein MKQAAVLGHPVGHSKSPVLHRTAYELLGAALSYEAIDLQPAQCAEHVARLRQGNWAGCSVTMPLKDAFVPLMDEVSTRVRQLGALNTIVVREDGSLYGENTDIDGLVQALADFSMTSTDRAMILGSGNTSLAALQASALIGVKHVTLVVRSAQRSGRAVELATELGMVPVVHEISAITEELAEQLRQLPLVFSTLPPRAGDDWVPAVGSGTGILLDVAYDPWPSRLASSWQGQVISGLHMLVHQAVEQVRLFASEAWDEQRRVDVTNAMYDSLGLLRHQ
- the mltG gene encoding endolytic transglycosylase MltG, with protein sequence MREEARQERQRETHRALYESFAAGQGLPIAEPSTPEVTGLDHYLNAPADPETAGDTNADAAGDKGGQDTHTRFLPTLAPVHTAQTPIVEPQDSLHSNGLLGQDDQEHEKLHRKKTRRKRNLVMLATVLIFALVVAGSFYFIKSLVKQFNPDDYPGPGGATVEFTVEDGQGLGVISRKLEDLDVISNDKLLIKAVENSKQANKVIHPGTYLLKSQMPAADAAEVLVDNRPGKVFYIGLKANLRMNAALEEIAKGSGLKLADLKKLANQPEKFGLPDSVPNLEGWLHPGEYRFALDSTPKEVLSKMVRATKDTLKDAGISDLDKGYRTLKVASILQAEAREKDYATVAGAIENRLNPANKETHGLLQVDSAVIYGLNRYSLQFSQAERKDAGNKYNTYVHRGLTPTPIGSPATSAIKAAANPQENGYYYWVTVNIKTGETKFASSYAEHQQNQAEFRAWCQQNSDVC
- the ruvX gene encoding Holliday junction resolvase RuvX is translated as MAKLALGVDVGLARVGVAISDPSGILATPVMTLRRDLKKNSDRRMLLRIIADRNVGEVFIGEPKSLAGNDTDSTKMARDYAIALAEEAVSANIELEVFLVDERLSTVNAHRALHASGRKMEDHRKVVDQVAATEILQQVLEMRRNNVRVQASRIVMK
- the alaS gene encoding alanine--tRNA ligase — protein: MKTQEIARRWVDFFVSKGHTAVPSASLVSSDPSLLFTVAGMVPFIPYLTAREEAPYNRATSVQKCIRTGDIEEVGKTVRHGTFFQMCGNFSFGDYFKKDAIHFAWELLTSPVEAGGYGLDKERLWVTVYEDGDEKDVEARRIWEEEIGIPTERVVGTGKEDNYWNTGQPGPGGPCSEIYYDRGAQYGQEGGPAVDETRYIEIWNLVFMQYRLSAVRSKTDFDVAGELPKRNIDTGLGLERLAMILQGVENMYETDQVRPVLDKAAELAGVSYTSTEDPADPNHANDVRLRMIADHIRSSLMLISDQVTPGNEGRGYVLRRLIRRAVRAMRLMGVESEVLPELLPVSRDAMKGVYPEVEADFERIARIAYAEERAFRRTIASGTTRLDEALIHAKEEGANLSGDDAFTLHDTYGFPIDLTLEIAAEAGLSVDESRFRELMNEQRTRAQKDAKAKKAGHADLSVYNKLAEAGNVHFTGYDTLEGESSIRGIIRDGQVVPYAEQGQEIDLVLNETPFYAESGGQAGDSGLITGDGFVLEVTDVQAPVKGLNVHKVIVREGELPAEALVRTQVDAVRRRSGEQAHSATHLVHAALRELLGPTATQAGSFNKAGYLRFDFSWAEALSAAARSEVEEVVNLAIAANHQVITNEMALAEAKKLGAMSLFGEKYSNDVRVVEMNGAWSRELCGGTHVDTTARIGQLTLLSEASVGSGNRRVEALVGMEAFRHGAAERALVSELSGLFRVPSNQVSERVNDTVAKLKAAEKQIAELKSQAMLAQSAALLEKVQTIGSTRLLAHNAGSIDSADALRTMALDLRGKLGSEAAVIVLIGVSNGRPLVLAVTNDDARANGFKAGALVRTATGVLGGGGGGKDDMAQGGGQDASKIDEALDAIRAALANG
- a CDS encoding DUF948 domain-containing protein, whose translation is MSGSDIAGLIAAGAFVVLVVLLAVPIIKLGKVFDELRTTIKDVSDGTTPLLGEVANTVATTNDQLKKVDTITNNVSDTTANVSALSSLVAATVGKPLIKVAAFTEGVKAAMNTKPSGKARRSR
- the rpsD gene encoding 30S ribosomal protein S4, whose amino-acid sequence is MANARARRTVRLSRALGLALTPKAEKYMERRPYGPGQHGRARKKQDSDYAVRLREKQRLRAQYGIREAQMLSAFKEAKRLGGQTGDNLLALLESRLDALVLRAGFARTIQQARQLVVHRHILVNGQRVDRPSFKVQPGQLIHVHEKSEKMVPFQMAAAGEHSKVLPAVPAYLDVKLEALQATYLRAPERAEIPVTCEENLVVEYYAR